A portion of the Sabethes cyaneus chromosome 3, idSabCyanKW18_F2, whole genome shotgun sequence genome contains these proteins:
- the LOC128744707 gene encoding uncharacterized protein LOC128744707, translating into MASLLLDVLPKFALAKLAQIAGEHGFLPDAYQIDCTPGSNDGDGYIARIVRVTIRGQRCKDGVAKADQELSLICKFPFDDHQQREKFNSMLLFEREVYVYREVLPELTKIQLDHGLKQGDDVGFWSFPHCYWGMFDKEQQESILILEDLKARGLEMKDKNVPSDYEHVETLMIALGKLNACSFALKEQRPDIFEKVKKLDDLLCTVMTTEQTKTLARRNCELAASIYTGDNETDKYWRDKFLSLKDSLWDKTRTRIAGQRAEPYAALNHGDCWINNVMYGYDQTTGKVKEIVMLDWQMARYSSPALDFTNFIYLCGQISLRREKFNDLIKTFYGAFSTTLEKLGGQPSRSLPLETVLLHVQKFGAQVLALGTFAMPIMTKLPEEFFENDNRYKQEFKPQLTVYTNMMKDFISDCGKFDEL; encoded by the coding sequence ATGGCTTCGCTGTTGCTAGATGTGTTACCGAAATTTGCCCTTGCTAAGCTGGCACAGATTGCCGGCGAGCATGGTTTCCTACCGGATGCCTACCAGATAGATTGTACACCCGGTTCCAACGATGGCGATGGTTACATAGCGCGGATTGTCCGCGTTACGATCCGTGGCCAACGGTGTAAGGACGGAGTTGCGAAGGCCGATCAGGAGTTATCGCTGATTTGCAAGTTTCCCTTTGACGATCACCAGCAGCGGGAAAAGTTTAACTCGATGTTGCTGTTTGAACGGGAAGTGTACGTTTATCGTGAAGTTCTACCGGAGTTGACAAAAATTCAGCTGGATCATGGATTAAAGCAAGGCGATGATGTGGGGTTCTGGAGCTTCCCGCACTGTTATTGGGGGATGTTCGACAAGGAGCAACAGGAGTCGATATTGATTTTGGAAGATTTGAAAGCACGTGGCCTGGAGATGAAAGATAAAAATGTGCCATCCGACTACGAGCATGTTGAAACGTTGATGATTGCATTGGGTAAGCTGAATGCTTGTTCGTTCGCATTGAAAGAGCAACGTCCAGACATATTCGAAAAGGTTAAAAAACTTGACGATCTTCTGTGTACGGTCATGACAACGGAGCAGACAAAAACGTTGGCGCGCAGAAATTGCGAGCTGGCGGCCTCGATTTATACCGGTGACAATGAAACCGATAAATACTGGAGAGACAAATTTCTGTCGCTGAAGGATTCACTGTGGGACAAAACACGCACTCGCATTGCAGGTCAGAGGGCAGAACCATACGCTGCCCTGAATCACGGAGATTGTTGGATTAACAACGTTATGTACGGATATGATCAAACGACCGGGAAAGTAAAGGAAATCGTTATGTTGGACTGGCAGATGGCTCGCTACAGTTCTCCAGCGCTAGATTTTACGAACTTTATCTATCTTTGCGGGCAGATTAGCTTAAGAAGAGAAAAGTTTAATGatttaataaaaactttttacggAGCGTTTTCCACGACCTTGGAAAAGTTAGGTGGCCAACCGAGCCGGTCGTTACCTTTGGAAACAGTACTTCTTCATGTTCAAAAGTTTGGTGCACAAGTTCTGGCACTAGGAACGTTTGCTATGCCCATTATGActaaactaccggaggagtttTTCGAAAACGACAATCGCTACAAACAGGAATTTAAGCCCCAACTTACAGTATATACAAATATGATGAAAGATTTCATTTCAGATTGTGGCAAATTTGACGAATTATAA
- the LOC128742294 gene encoding protein-S-isoprenylcysteine O-methyltransferase: MLCYEGKLSLYCFLSAVFCLALLWVFFDLGVFAEPIEFWGRASLLATYYLVLNVVIRLKFASKDYQVAVRATFLGAVFSLGIIIFQCCEERYKSFGIYVALMATFHYSEYLGIAFCNPKTLSPDSFILNHSIHYALAAVASWLEFFIEVHYFPDMKTHRILWLIGLGLCLAGEALRKLAMITASKNFSHIVQFERHQGHELVTTGVYSLMRHPSYVGWFWWSIGTQVVMDNPVCFVIYTIASWKFFHDRIFMEEITLLNFFGEDYYKYQQRVPTGLPFIRGFKVEL, translated from the exons atgcTTTGCTACGAGGGCAAATTAAGCTTGTACTGCTTTCTCAGTGCGGTCTTCTGCCTTGCACTGCTGTGGGTGTTCTTTGATCTGGGAGTCTTCGCCGAACCAATCGAGTTCTGGGGCCGGGCTTCTCTGCTGGCCACCTACTATCTGGTGCTTAACGTTGTGATTCGGCTGAAGTTTGCCTCCAAAGACTATCAG GTTGCAGTGCGGGCTACTTTCCTGGGCGCAGTGTTTTCGCTTGGCATCATAATTTTCCAATGCTGCGAAGAACGGTACAAGTCGTTTGGAATCTATGTCGCTCTGATGGCCACCTTCCACTATTCCGAGTATCTGGGAATAGCGTTCTGCAATCCGAAGACGCTGTCGCCGGATTCGTTCATACTGAATCATTCGATTCACTATGCCCTGGCTGCGGTTGCCAGTTGGCTGGAGTTCTTCATCGAGGTGCACTATTTTCCAG ataTGAAAACACACCGAATACTGTGGCTAATTGGCCTGGGTTTATGCTTGGCTGGGGAGGCCCTGCGAAAACTAGCCATGATCACAGCTAGCAAAAATTTTAGCCATATC GTTCAGTTTGAACGACATCAAGGGCATGAGCTGGTTACCACTGGGGTCTATAGTTTGATGAGGCATCCGTCGTATGTAGGATGGTTTTGGTGGTCTATAGGAACACAG GTGGTGATGGACAATCCGGTCTGCTTCGTAATCTACACCATCGCCAGCTGGAAGTTTTTCCACGACCGCATCTTCATGGAGGAGATCACACTGTTGAACTTTTTCGGCGAAGACTACTACAAGTACCAGCAGCGGGTGCCGACGGGACTGCCCTTCATCCGGGGCTTCAAGGTGGAACTGTGA
- the LOC128743902 gene encoding coiled-coil domain-containing protein 63: MSSQPKMASEVGAAEQYEMEQLAEAETQRLQKLLRTLENERASFLDAKNKALRKYRANVRLLEKEKQQLQLQLDCEENGVHSKRETELESVLETSYEKQKQVNQALKAKKEALRELEGHIKKIHREIAEIRKNELTDVRYNETIAKAQHSVKKLENRLDVVNKKAGVAMAENSQLRQTIDHMLTERATFNIMWDKLVNKLNEGKRYMMELIDQASSAYDTREELCTKLQILKDKGQSEKMTHVQEMRELQRKLDHDAKLQEFLGIKGQCRSNAELEEREEQKRQKMLENLEKQYAEYEQIMTRIMSFSGEDDIDRLVAKFIKKEEENFALFNYVNELSHEVETLTESVQVLQDKITEQIAINESKEHSQDDNIDALRQEELDSKEAADAALEIKQVWAVKLDELLRTAERIYKLLHCDEAPILNLLNTERQVTLNNAKLFLGIIERRVANMISNVNYVEPTSKILGRKDRVPNFNVKDSAKIRIERG; this comes from the exons ATGTCCAGCCAACCGAAGATGGCCTCGGAGGTGGGAGCCGCCGAGCAGTACGAAATGGAACAGCTAGCCGAGGCGGAAACCCAACGCCTTCAGAAACTTCTACGGACGCTGGAAAACGAACGGGCCTCCTTTCTGGACGCCAAGAACAAAGCACTGCGCAAGTACCGGGCGAACGTGCGCCTGCTGGAGAAAGAGAAACAACAACTGCAGCTGCAGTTGGACTGCGAGGAGAACGGTGTCCACTCGAAGCGTGAAACCGAGCTGGAATCGGTGCTGGAAACTAGCTACGAAAAGCAGAAGCAGGTGAATCAAGCTCTCAAGGCGAAGAAGGAAGCTCTGCGGGAATTGGAAGGGCACATCAAAAAGATTCACCGGGAAATTGCGGAGATAAGGAAAAATGAGTTAACGGACGTGCGATACAATGAGACGATTGCGAAGGCTCAACACTCGGTGAAGAAGCTGGAGAACCGGCTGGATGTGGTGAACAAGAAGGCTGGTGTTGCGATGGCAGAGAACTCCCAGCTGAGGCAAACGATTGATCACATGCTGACGGAACGGGCCACCTTTAACATTATGTGGGATAAGTTGGTTAATAAGCTGAACGAGGGCAAACGCTACATGATGGAGCTGATCGATCAGGCTTCGTCGGCGTACGATACGAGGGAGGAACTGTGCACGAAGTTGCAGATTCTGAAGGACAAGGGACAGAGCGAAAAGATGACGCACGTGCAGGAGATGCGCGAGCTGCAGCGTAAGCTCGATCACGATGCTAAGCTGCAGGAGTTTCTCGGGATCAAGGGCCAGTGTCGATCGAATGCCGAGCTGGAGGAACGCGAGGAACAGAAACGGCAGAAGATGTTGGAGAATTTGGAAAAGCAGTACGCTGAGTATGAGCAAATTATGACGCGTATTATGTCGTTTTCCGGGGAGGACGATATCGATCGGTTGGTGGCGAAGTTTATTAAAAAAGAGGAGGAGAATTTTGCGCTGTTTAACTATGTGAATGAGTTGAGTCACGAGGTGGAGACGTTGACGGAAAGCGTGCAGGTGTTGCAGGATAAAATCA CTGAGCAAATCGCTATTAATGAATCGAAGGAACACTCGCAGGATGACAATATAGACGCGCTACGTCAAGAGGAGCTGGACAGTAAAGAGGCGGCGGACGCCGCCTTAGAAATCAAGCAAGTTTGGGCTGTCAAGCTGGATGAACTACTGCGAACAGCGGAGCGTATTTATAA GTTACTGCACTGCGACGAAGCACCGATTCTGAATCTTCTGAACACCGAGCGCCAGGTGACGCTGAACAATGCCAAGCTCTTCCTTGGCATCATCGAGCGTCGCGTTGCCAACATGATCAGCAACGTAAACTACGTGGAACCGACCAGCAAGATCCTGGGCCGAAAGGATCGAGTGCCCAACTTTAACGTTAAGGATTCGGCAAAGATTCGGATCGAAAGAGGCTAA